The DNA window TTCTCAGTTCCTGGTTCTCAGGCCACACACCCAGTTCCACTGCTGATTGATGAAGCACATCACTCGACTTGGCCATGGGTTGCTTGTCCTTACGGGGGCAAGAGGAACAGGCTTTTTCGGACGTCTCCGGCGGATGACGCCATTACCCGGTGCCATCGCAAAAGATCTCGCCTGCCCACCCCTGACGCGACTCGATACTTTGTGTATCCTTCCCTCTCATGTTGTCTGTTGTCGAGCCGCTCTGTAACTTCCAATTGCCCCAAGCCTGACCCCATTGTCTCCATGCCCGAGTCACTCCCagtcctcgacctctcgcAGCTCGATGCAGGGCCCGAAGCTGCAGCGTCCTtccgcgacgacctccgCCGCGCAACCCACGAGGTCGGCTTCTTCTACCTCACCGGCACCGGCATTCCacccgcgctcgaggagcgcatgCTGTCGACCTCTCGCGCCTTCTTCAACCTTCCCGAGGAAGACAAGGTTGAGATCGAGAACACGCACTCTCCTCACTTCCGGGGATACACCCGCTTAGGGGGCGAGCGTACCCTTGGTGCCATCGACTGGCGCGAGCAGATCGATATCTGTCCGGAGGGCCGTGCACTCACCGCAGAAGAGAGGGAAGGCAAGCCGCCGTTCGCCCGTCTGGTGGGCCCGAACCAGTGGCCCGTGGCGCTGCCCGCTCTCCGGTCGGTCGTGGAGGAGTGGACCGCGTTCCTTACTTCCGTGGCACACAAACTCCTAAGCGCTTgggccgaggcgcttggAGAGAAGGCGGACTTTTTCGACGCCTCGTTCGGCGAGCCGTTCACACTCCTCAAGATCATCCGCTATCCCCAGAGTGAGGGGACTGACCAGGGCGTCGGGAGCCACAAGGACGCCGGCGTGCTCACCCTCCTCTggatcgaggagggcaaggccgGCCTCCAGGTCGAACACGGAGGCACTTGGATTGACGCACCCCCAGTCCAAGGTGCGCTCGTCGTTAACATAGGCGAGATGCTCGAGTATGCCACGCAGGTGGGTTTGGCCGATATACAAGCTAAGGCAGGGGTATCTCAAGGCGACGACTCACCGCGTTCTCGCCCCAAGAGACGGAGATCGAGTCAGCATCCCGTTCTTCTTCAACCCGGCGCTGGACGCGCGCCTCCCCCTTGTCCGCATGCCTGCTGGGCTTGTTGCACCAGGCGTATCGCAAGACCCCAGGAATCCAATCCACAGCCTGTACGGCGAGAACTGCCTCAAGAGCCGGTTGCGTGCTCACCCAaacgtcgccgaggctcACTACGCCGACCTTGCTGCATCTTAAGCTTGGTCATCGCACTCGAATGCATCGTCGATCGTCTCTGGGTTTCAAGTTTTTCTTCACTGCATGCATGTGTTGATCGGTTGCGAGCCAACAGCAAGATGCTTACTGTTGTACAGGCACGGGTCGGAAAagcaccgaggccgaggccggtgGGGCCGAAGCCTGCCGATCTCGGCATGTCATCATACATCAGTCATTCAGTACAGTAGACCAGTTCCGCCTTCCGCACAAGCACCAAACCAAGATGTGACCTCATCAGCCAAAGTTCTCTCACCAAGCGATATCGCCCAGCGATAGCTGACGCAACCAACAGCTTGATCATCGATTGCTCACCTCACCTCACCAGCTCTCAAgtcgctcctcgacaactCAAAACACAAGCCGCTCCACCGCTCCACAGCCCCACACACATTTCTCACGCCGCAATGTCACTCCCATCAACCATGAACGCCCTAGTTCTCACGCTCTCCACCAAGTCGGTCAGCCTCAAATCCGTCCCGACTCCCAACCCAGGGCcaggcgaggtcgtcgtgCGAGTGCACGCAATCGCCCTCAACCCCATCGACAACCTATATGTGCTGGCACCTGTAGCCGAGACCGACCGCGTGATCGGGACGGACTTTGCTGGCGTCGTTGCGGCAGTTGGCGAGGGTGTGCGCGACCGTAAGGTCGGCGACCGCGTCGCAGGCTTCCAACAAGGCGCATGTTCGACCAACGAGCTCCCGGGCGCATTCGCCGACTACGTCGTCTCGGATTCTGACCTCCTCTGGTCCGTCCCCGCCACCATGAATCTCCGCGACGCCGCAGCAGTGAGCATGTGCGGCCTCACAGCCGCTCAGGGTTTGTTCTATCGCATGGGTatccctctcccttccaACTTCCCTACTCCAAGCATCAAgcccgcctcgccaagcccCGTCTCCACCGAAAACCCCGTCGTGCTGGTATATGCCGGCTCCACCAGCCTGGGGATGTACGCGCTGCAGCTGACTCgccgcgccctcccccAGGCCAAGATCATTGCGGTTGCGAGTCCCAAGCACGCCAATTTCCTCACCGCAGCCCCCTACGGTGCCAACCATGTTGTCGACTACCGCGACGCAGCCTGGCCAGAGGCCGTTCGTGCCCTCGCCCCAGAGGGTGTGACCTACGCCATGGACTGTATCtcggagggcgagacggcCGAGGGTGTCAGTTCTACCGTCGCCAAAAACGGGCGCATGGCCATCTTCCGCAGTCCCCAGGGCGGCGGCTTCCCAGCCGACCTCAGCCCAGCGCCAATCTACGGTGCGGTGTGGGAGGGACTCGGCCGTGGCATCGGGTACAACGGCGGCGTGATCCCCGCCGACCCCACTGCGCGCGCCTTCGCCGTCGCTTTTGATGAGTATCTCTCCAAGTACCCGCTTGCGCCTAACCCAATTCGTCTCCTCAGCGGCGGACTCGAGCGGGTCACGGCCGAGGGCTttgcgctcctcggtgGCATTCTGGTCGCtcagcgcggcgacgctgtcatcgacggcgtcaagctcaagccGCTCAGTGGCGAGAAGGCCGtcttcgagctcgtcgccgagaagTAGATGCCAGTAAGGTTGAATAAAAATAGTGCAGTGCGATGCATCGATGCATCGGCTTGATATTATCGTCAGATTAGGGTCGGCATTGACCGGTAGATAACGGGTATGCTCAAGTAGCCGGCGCCCACCGCTACTCACCTTTCCCAAGAAGCAAACTTGATGTCCTACACTACAGTTACTCATCATGCTTCCAGGGCTCGAGAGGATTGACAAGCACACGGCCCACGTCAacggcgtcgacatcgCCTACCGCGTCTCTGAGGGAGGCAAACCaccccttcttctcctccacgGCCACCCTCAGACGCATGCGATCTGGCACAAGGTCGTCCCGGCCCTCAGCGAGCACTTCACACTAGTCCTCCCCGACTTGAGGGGCTACGGAGATAGTTCGAAGCCTCCCGCGACGCCGGACCACTCCAACCACAGCAAGCGCGTCATGGCTGCGGACAATGTGCAACTCATGCTTCATCTGGGATTCAACCGCTTCAGTATCCTCGCTCACGATCGTGGAGCGCGCGTGgcccaccgcctcgccatGGACCACCCGTCCGTATTGGACCGCCTAGTGGTGCTGGACATTGCCCCCACGCTCGCAATGTACGAGGGCACTACCGAGTTGTTCGCACGCAAGTACTGGCACTGGTTCTTCCTCATCCAGCCCAGTCCAATGCCCGAGACTTTCATCACCAGTAACCCAGAGACGTTTCTCCGTGCCTGCATGGTCAAGTTTGCTGGCACCAATCCATTCGACGATGCCGCGTTCGAAGAGTACCTCCGCTGCGCCAAGCTTGAGGGGTGGGCAACTGGTGTGTGCGAGGACTATCGCGCAGCCGCGTCAatcgacctcgaccacgACCGCGTCGATCGCAACGCGGGCAAAAAAGTCCAGGCACCACTACTTGTTCTCTGGGGAGCCGCTGGAATCGTTGAGATGTGCTTCGACCCGCTGGCGGAAtggcgccgcgtcgcggcTGACGTGAGTGGCGGCACCTTGGCGTGTGGACACTACATCCCCGAAGAGGCGCCGGACGCTCTGATCAAGAAGGCGCTCccgttcctcctcggcaccgaGTAGAGAGTCAGGATAGTACATGATTATGCTACATTTATAGGTCTGCAAACTGCTCGACGTATTCGTcgatgccgtcgtcgaggagacgcaGGCGCCCGTCCTCCAGTGCGTATACGTCGTCAGCGCACTCGCGCACAAAGTGGCGGTCATGggtgacgatgacgaccgTGCCCTCATACTCGTTCAGCGCAGCGATGAGCCCCTGCACCGCATACATGTCGAGATGGTTGGTGATctcatcgaggaggagcatgTGCGGCCGGTCGTAGAGCATGAGGGCCATGGCGAGTCGCGCGCGTTGCCCACCGCTGAGCGTATTGGCCGACCGCAAAGCGAGCTGGCCAGAGATCTCGAACGACCCGAGCCAGCGGCGCAAGTCGCCCTCTTTGGGCGGTTCGGCGCCCGTGTCGGCATTGAACGCCAAGTACGCGCGAGCTTGCAGCAGAGCCAGTCCCGACTCAGCAACGCTGCtgagctcgtcaacaaAGTGCTGCGTGTAGTGGCCGATGCGGAGGCGGGGTGAGATCTCGGCGCGCCCGTGCGTCGGAGAGAGTACGCCGCAGAGCAGCTGTACAAGCGTCGACTTGCCGCAACCGTTCAGGCCCACGAGCGCGATGTGGTCGCCGGGCATGATGGTCAGCGAGATGCTCTTGAGCACACGCCGCTTCTTGCCCGGGTATGAGAACGAGACAGAATGCAAGGCGACGAGGGGCCCAGTCCCCCGGATTTTCTCGGGGTTCGGGATACTCAGGTCGACGTCCTTCTCAGccttgatgagctcgatCTCGGGCCGCATAGTGTCGTGATACCCCGCCCAGTATGAGACTTTGAAGCGCTTGCCATCCTCGGTCTTGTTGGTACCTGCCATGCGTTCGAGCTTCTTCTGCCGGCTCGCCATCTGGCCCAGCACCTTATCGTCGCCGCTCTTGTTGGCGTGTTTCTTGAACCGATCAATACTCTTCTGCACGTGCTCACGCCGGCGCTCCAGCGCTGCGTGCTGCCGCTCTCGCTTCTTGCGCAGTTCGTCCTCCGCCTGCTCGTACGCGTCATAGTTGCCGGGATGGTAGGTGAGCtgcttgtccttgagccGAATGATCTCCTGTGACACGCCGTTCAAGAAGTCGCGATCGTGCGACACGCACACGATCGTAATGTCCTCCAGTGTGGTCAGG is part of the Cutaneotrichosporon cavernicola HIS019 DNA, chromosome: 7a genome and encodes:
- a CDS encoding uncharacterized protein (2OG-Fe(II) oxygenase superfamily), translating into MPESLPVLDLSQLDAGPEAAASFRDDLRRATHEVGFFYLTGTGIPPALEERMLSTSRAFFNLPEEDKVEIENTHSPHFRGYTRLGGERTLGAIDWREQIDICPEGRALTAEEREGKPPFARLVGPNQWPVALPALRSVVEEWTAFLTSVAHKLLSAWAEALGEKADFFDASFGEPFTLLKIIRYPQSEGTDQGVGSHKDAGVLTLLWIEEGKAGLQVEHGGTWIDAPPVQGALVVNIGEMLEYATQGYLKATTHRVLAPRDGDRVSIPFFFNPALDARLPLVRMPAGLVAPGVSQDPRNPIHSLYGENCLKSRLRAHPNVAEAHYADLAAS
- a CDS encoding uncharacterized protein (Alcohol dehydrogenase GroES-like domain), translated to MNALVLTLSTKSVSLKSVPTPNPGPGEVVVRVHAIALNPIDNLYVLAPVAETDRVIGTDFAGVVAAVGEGVRDRKVGDRVAGFQQGACSTNELPGAFADYVVSDSDLLWSVPATMNLRDAAAVSMCGLTAAQGLFYRMGIPLPSNFPTPSIKPASPSPVSTENPVVLVYAGSTSLGMYALQLTRRALPQAKIIAVASPKHANFLTAAPYGANHVVDYRDAAWPEAVRALAPEGVTYAMDCISEGETAEGVSSTVAKNGRMAIFRSPQGGGFPADLSPAPIYGAVWEGLGRGIGYNGGVIPADPTARAFAVAFDEYLSKYPLAPNPIRLLSGGLERVTAEGFALLGGILVAQRGDAVIDGVKLKPLSGEKAVFELVAEK
- the dehH1 gene encoding uncharacterized protein (Alpha/beta hydrolase family): MLPGLERIDKHTAHVNGVDIAYRVSEGGKPPLLLLHGHPQTHAIWHKVVPALSEHFTLVLPDLRGYGDSSKPPATPDHSNHSKRVMAADNVQLMLHLGFNRFSILAHDRGARVAHRLAMDHPSVLDRLVVLDIAPTLAMYEGTTELFARKYWHWFFLIQPSPMPETFITSNPETFLRACMVKFAGTNPFDDAAFEEYLRCAKLEGWATGVCEDYRAAASIDLDHDRVDRNAGKKVQAPLLVLWGAAGIVEMCFDPLAEWRRVAADVSGGTLACGHYIPEEAPDALIKKALPFLLGTE